In Mugil cephalus isolate CIBA_MC_2020 chromosome 19, CIBA_Mcephalus_1.1, whole genome shotgun sequence, the genomic stretch GCCCCTTTTAGATTTAAACCAGTAGTAACATGCTGGTTTAGGCTTTACAGGGCCAATAATCTTCTTTAAAAAGACAGCTGCCccttttatttatgcttttttacCAAGAAACACTGGAAAAGCCTCCAAACCAAACACTGGCGAAGCATCAATGAGCCACGATGGCGCTTCTCTTTTACTGAATTCTCAtagttttttttgcagagcagCAAAGACGCAGATGATGTAAAAGATAACGAACAGATATTACATTTTCTAGAGCTGCTCCACAGATGGAGAATAATGGACCATCTGCTGGGACACTGACAGCGATAACAggagcaatttttatattcaCAGCGAGAAAACTCGCCAAGCTCCCGAGCTGCATTCACAGGTTTAATTCCTAGTGGATAAAAATCAGCTGATTCAACTCATTTCCATCCGAGGGAGAGAACAAGAGAATAAGAAGAGGAATATGTGTTCTTTGAACGAACTGATGGTAAATACTGAAATAACTCAAGAGTCAatcaatcattaaaaaaaaaatcctgacgATTTAAATTTTATGCATGAATTTAATGGGAAGATTCTTCAACACTAGTTTGGGTGGAAGTCAATTTAATGGTTCAGTTTAACTCCAGTTCATCCATTTGTTCAATACATACATAGAGatacatgtatttattgaaTATCACTGGCAACTGAGAATGTCTGAACGTGTTTTACGGAGAGTTGAGAGATATTGAGCTTTGCTTTTTAAGAGTTGCATTCGGGGTTGAGATCCAGCAACATTCGTTCAATGGAGTTTTCAATTAAACATGAAACCCTCCAAGGGCTGTAAATGCAAAAGTAGGAGACGTAGCAGGAACATTAGGAGCCGACAAATCTACACTTTGGGTTTCAGAACAAATAATCAACACTGGATGATGACAGGAAACACTTTTACAGTGTCTAGAAGTGTTCAACATTCATCATTGTTCAAGTCCAAAAAACTGACATCAACCCAAAAAATAGAAAGACGAGATAAAAACTTCCAGAAACTCCAAGAAAAGCCAAAAATATCTAAATGACGACAAGCTGGAGAAGGTTTTGAAGAAGTCATTGACCAATCATTTACCAACACCGGTTCATCTGACTGGGTGCTCTGGTCACATCGTTACCGTTATTACGACTTATCCACTCACTTAATACCATACTGACCCAAATATAGGATGACCCTGATTCCAGAACGACCACTGAAAGTTTCCTCGAGGTCTCTGAGAGAGAGTCCGTCCTTGGATACAGAGAAATACCTCTCCAtcaactggatagtcctccaatCAATGGTAAACCAATTAAACTCGTTAATGGCTACTGTTACTTGGCACGGCAGATTCAGCAGGAGCACAATCAGTTTCCAACTTTCCACGTCCacacaatttaaatgtgtttggttAATTTCTACAGTAACAAGTATAAATACCACGGCGTCATCTATttaaatgctaagctaaacctGTACGACTGGTTGACATGACAACGCGTCAATGGAGCTTTGAAAAACTTGAAACAACCTTTAGCCATTTTATCTGGTCTGGACATTCTACCAAACTCTACCAAATTATAAAATTCATAAAAGTTTTGATATTTCCTCCACATGGCTTCCTAGAAAACGCTGgcactgctgtgtttgtgaCCTGCAGTTACCATTAGCCCAGTAGATGGAGGGAAATGACCATGTATGAAAAGTGAAGCTCAGATTCTGTCAGGTAAGTCACCATGTGGTGCATAGTTGATGGAGAATCACGTGAACAGACTCAAAAAGTTCAAATTCTGACAAGCTGATTGTGAAATTCTTAGTTTGGTGTAGTTTTCCCCGTTAGCTGATGCTAGGTGGTTAGCTCCAGCTATGTTATGCTgtcatttgtactcagaaggcAGAATTTCTGAGTTCAGAGTCGGAGATTTAAACTGGAACGACCCCCGAAGTCAGATTTCTTACTTAGAAAGTCATAGAATCCTCATTACGCCAgtgtttccaagatggccgccccattgtaatattccatttattagcacctctgattagttgttgttgcattaaattggtCATACAGACAGTATTTGTCTACATACAtaatgttgaaatgctgttctagtgtaatttaagttttgcatgtgttatatgggaactacaagcccatgttgcgctaacaacggctaaaaacagtAGCCTTTGTTCCATTTCTAATCTGTTAAACGTataatttgtgtaacttaaacaagcctaaatttagtttaacattatagcaataatattagttaatatcaagaattttttaaatctttcatttcactttgcacgtgaaatgaaagattgaaagatgaaagaaatgAGCTTTcgtggaggcggccatcttgttttccgacttctgtaactggaacaccgataactcaggtgtgacgtcattccaaCCTCACAGGTAAATGGATTTTCACTGCTCCTATTTGGCCcctattttagattttttgaaTGAAACACCAGGTTTGAAACTCACCCCGTGGGCCACTTCATCTTTGCTTGAAATATCTATGGGCACCACCTCCACAGTCCTCCATGTCTGCTCGTCCAGGTCATGGACCTGGAaccaaagagacagaaagcacAGACCTCTGATTAGCATCGACAAGGGATcacttgtatttctttttttcattatttaaatttgtcCAGAGTGTAAAGCAAATCAGATTCAAATTCACACACTCAAAGGTTTGAACCAGCTACGTCTTTCAACCCACCCGGCCTCAtgcaccaaaacacaaaatgttctgcaagtgaaaacactgacattacATCTGATAAACTGAGACCATGGATTCATGAGATATTCTCTCACTTTGCACTTTGGGAAATGTAGGATagattgtgtttgttgtgcctCTAACATCAGTTCAGTTTATTCGATTATCATTTAAcctcaaacaaaagaaatgaaccaACACAAAGTACAATGAGGGATGAAGCTAATGGAAAAGGTGTAGGTCACTTACATTTTCTACTGTTCCCATGTCAGGTTTGTGCCACGTCTCGATCTTTATCATAAAGTCGTCCTTCATGTACTCATTctgaaagcagagaaagagaagacagagacTTTATGTTAAACCTAAACTGAATGATGTAGATGCAGCTGATCTCGCCATCAATGAACGGAGGCTTCAAACCCAACGGCTAAATCCAATCAACCAATGAGACGTCTGAACTGAAACAACGCTGGTGATGCTGCAGCCGTCGGCTcagactcacaactgtttttaaGCCACAGCAACAATGAGCTCGGAGGTAAATGTTAGAGAATATTCAAAGGTTCGGCCACAGCAGGATTTAAAACAAGACTCAACTCGTCACGTTAATTAAGTGGAATGTCTACatctaataataaattaatctgGATTAATTAAACCACATGGATGGACGACGTGTGGAGCTTCTTAGAATCCATCTCTGGACAtcttcttcctgttctcctcttccttaaTCTTCTCCTTTCCAGACCTTtacttcttctcttcctcacatttcttcttcttcttcatgtttctttttctcctcttcctcacgtttcttcttctcttcctcctcacatttcttcttcttcttcatgtttctttttctcctcttcctcacgtttcttcttcttcttcttcctcacgtttcttcttcttcttcttcctcacgtttcttcttcttttcctcacgtttcttcttctcttcctcctcacgtttcttcttcatgtttcttcttctccttcctcacatttcttcttctcttcctcacatttcttctcttcctcctcctcacgtttcttcttctcttcctcctcacgtttcttcttcatgtttcttcttcttcttcctcacgtttcttcttcttctcttcctcacgtttcttcttctcttcctcacgtttcttcttcttctcttcctcacgtttcttcttctcttcctcacgtttcttcttctcctcttcctcacgtttcttcttctcctcttcctcacatttcttcttctcctcttcctcacatttcttcttctcctcttcctcacatttcttcttctcctcttcctcacgtttcttcttctcctcttcctcatgtttcttctccttcctcacgtttcttctcctcttcctcacatttcttcttcttctcttcctcacgtttcttcttctcttcctcacatttcttcttcttcttcctcctcatgtttcagTTTTCTCCTGCTGATCTGTCTCCAGTAGATGtgaggctcctcctcctcatcgtcgcTAAAGTTCTTCAGTTAATTAACGTTTtgacgtgaacacacacacaaatgtctgaTCACATAATTTTATgtcgtctccatggaaacggttttatttaaattaggaCTCACTGGTGTGACCCgggttttataaaaatataaaacaataaaatagttgaaaaaaataacaacaactcacCGTCACAactgcagcagaagaagaagaagaaggagaagaagaaaaagaagaagcgtcAGTATCAGATCATTCATCAATAAACCGACTCAGTAAATCTGCTCGTTGTGTTTATAAGGGGTGAACTCACTGGTGCGACAGTATGGGTACGCGTTCCAGGCCTTTTCATGAAAAACTAACGCTCCTTCTGGTGCAATCATCTTCACATAACCCGGGACTTTACTGCAGAGAAGAAACGTAAAAACACATTACTTCCTATGAGTAAACTGGGGACAAACTACTtcctgaaataataataaaaataagtggaaACACCTGAAGTTACAGATATTAGTGAttaagaagaagatgttttaaaaagtgcttCTTCTGGAGAATcttttgttccagttcatcTAATAATAGTCAGAAAAATTCACACAGAACCTGAACCTCATTCTGGCTCCTGGAGGAAAAGAAGCATCAGTCGTATCCGTCCACATGAAAGATCAATACAAGATTTTATACAAATACGTCCAATAAATATTTGGACATTTCACCATCAGGTCATAAGGACGTGTCCTCTGGGGACTAAGGACGTCTAaggttcaggttttatttatacTGGGACAAATCAAACGGTtctggtgcttaaagaatgaaaactgattgaaaatggtgcttttttatttttaaggtattTTTTCGACGTCCAATttgaacagaatatttatttaaatcatagGTATTTAAGAGGGacaaaaatctttggttgactggatttttcatgttttcccccacaaatttaaatttctttaaatacacattaacatgaatctaacacatttcaataacaggATAAATTGACTGAGAGCTCAGTTGTCAGGTGAAATCTAAGACACAAGGTGCAATGTtagcaaaagagaagctaacagcgtAGCTTCTCTTCTTTATATGTCAACTATACACCAGGTAGGCATGTTTGTgtctatgtttatgtcaggtaggTTTGTGTTTACGGCATTTGCACTACTGTTGCACACGTttgcagtaaaaaataaataaataaataaaaaatgaaatagcttaacattaaatgcaaagtgataatgatgtatatttataaatggcactaagctgagtttaatatacaacacatatagtaggtagaggggtcactacttaatgtctccatcagtctggAGGTTCTTGGTCTGAAgaagctttatttaaataatataaatacaacaaagtctaagaaataaatgaaccgaTATAAAATATGATCCTAGTAAAACCAGTGGTGTTTGTTGGAGGTTAAGGTTCAGTTCCCGTTTCCTCCTTTAATTGATTAAATACTGCACTTGCCTCTTTAGGTggtatattttatgtgtgtactgtcccttctctccatccttctcGTAGGGTTCGTTCTTCAGCACCTCGATGCCTTCGCCTCCTCCCGTCTCGTTCTTACTGGCCTCGGCCACCGAGTACAGCTGCCCTACTTGATACTGAGGGAAACGAGGAAGAAGTGAGTGTGCAGCCTTAACTACTCCAAGAAATCCTTTTAGATTAACTTCAAGGACGGGCAAAGGCCGAGCGAGGACCCCGGAGGGAAAACGGGCAGGCGCAGTACCACAAACGGCCActagttcagtttattttgtaaaaagcaaataaaataattagacaCAAATAAAcgaaatgaacacaaataacacaaaaagaaaaagaaataaaaaatctacATATCTGAAAAGGAATGAGaggatttatttatacatttacatttatttagtcCCACCCTTAATAGATCAATAATATTTCAATACTTTGCTTCCTATCAATAAtaagataagaagaagaagaagaagaattaatactttataatatttattttaaactggtttatatttattttacattcctTTCCAGGACGGAACAGCAgattaaaaagagagaagaaacgAAATATCTAGAAAAGATTTAaatcctccctcttcttcttctttgtagtTACTGTTAAATTGACacatgttcctaatattttgacgTTGTGAACTAagataaatacacatcaactcAACAAAAGAACAGGAGGATATAGAGCAGGAAGGTTTTATTAGAAATAAgggaaattattaaattaaattatttaatcacAAGTAAACACATGATTTTTAATGTACTGATATTTTCCTaggggttttcttttttatttctctttcatttattcatatttcagCTACTCAGAAAACTCATAACTCAGTCTGCATGGACAGTAAATGACTCACTTTAACCAAACTTCATATTCTGGTTTATTTCCACATCGTCACGGTCGTACGTCCTGACTTTAAGAGACATCGGAGTTAAATTAACACTAAATGTTCATTAGtgtccctaatgaactggcaagatgagtgtataattatatatttaggAGGTTTGTTGGAATTTGTTTCGCCTCATTTATCCTTTATCAGGGTAGAGCTTTAAATAGTGATGCACAAAAACTATCAGCATagataaataattattaattaactaTTATCATTATGTGTCcgatattaaaaatgttttccaataAAAAGATCCGACTATAATAAACCTTAAGTCCAGTCGTCTTTTTTATCATAACAggggatttaatttaatttaattttaacattcaCATAGACAATAAAATGGACACAAATGCCAAAGAACTTTCTCTACTTGACTCTTTCGGCCTCTTCCAACATGTGAAAGGACCCAGAGTCGCTCTGGACCTGGTTTTCTCAGAAGATGTTGACATTTCCTCTGTTGATATTAAGGACTTGGCTCTTTCTGatcatttctctgtgtttcctttgaCTTACAGATGAATCCAAACACTCAGTTAACCTCTGAAAAGGTGCATAAATGAGAATAACAGGGCTGAGTTTATAGAGGCTGTAGCTACGTCACCAAACAGACAGTTGATGAACTCTTGGATAATTTCAACTCCAAAATGTCATGGACACTGTTAAAACTTATTAAAACTAAGATGACGTCgatcagacagaaaacaccatGGAGGAACATTATGAGGGTGAATTCTTCAAATCCACCACGACCTCTTCAAACAAagtctttttaatttaaccccGAGTTACTCAAGGCTACACAGCAACACCGACCTGAAATAACAACATGCTGTGGCTGATAAGCTCACAAAAGAGATAGTTTCGAAACTTTCCTCCacagaaaaatgcaatgaatttgcttgttttttttactttttcaatgaaaaaaatcaaatctaaaAGACTAAATATCAACACGaatcagtaaaataataaaatgaaggaaTGCTTTAAACCACCGAGGAGTAAATCAACTGTGATGTCAGGATTTAATACAGTTGAGCATCTTAAACCATCGACCTCGTTGTCTGGACACGGTGCcatctgactttttttaaaactatcgTAAGTTCCGTCCAAACAGATCTacagcaaataataaattattaccTTCAATCAGGCATGTTTCCTAAAGCCCTAAATGTAGCTGCCATCAGGCCACGGTTAAAAAAGCTGGATGCTTCTATGTTAACCAACGTGTTAACTTCATGCTGCCTTTGGGTCAAACTCTGCAACATTCTAGTGTCGACTATCACAGCTACGCAGACGACACTCGGATGTATCTCACACTGTCTCCAGGTGACTTCAGTCCATTAAAGTCAATGTGTCGCTGCTTAGAACAAGTCAAAAATCGGATAAGAATTAAATTTCAGTTAAACgaagataaaactgaaaaactgtaattgctttatttctgttttcatgttcGTTCCAACTACTTTTGAACATTTGCTCATTATGctaattctgatttttttttaatactttaatgaatattttattttgctggataatatttattctttagttttattgtttgtgaaattcaccagtttgggatgaataaagcatctatcggtcttattttatttttattttttatatatttttatgtgcaactaagtcATAACTAGTTTctctcgtggatcattaaagtttttttaagtctaagtctaaaagctcttcctgcttttgttttaggGCTGAATGTGTAATGTCATAAAGACTGAAACCAGACGTCTATTTTAGAGGCTAAACAGACGACGTTtgtacaaaataacaaaaaaaactcgGTTGTGAACATGAAACCCAGATTGTGGTTTAAAATGTCGAGCCCACACCCGACTCCAGTTCTtctctctccaccaccaccggcCTGACACTCGCTAACAAAGACCGTTCTGTGTGAGCACGAGAACAAAACCGGGACTATCTAAAGACGCATCGCATCAAAGTTCATTtcacataataacaataataatgataataatactcaCCTCCTCCACAGAGACCGGCAACACCACACGGCTGAGAGGAAGAAACAAGGAGATAAGTTAGTAATTCATTCAGAAAACATCTCATCACCAGGGTTATGTTTTCTGTATGTATCTATTCCAATgtgtttattctgttattttgccCTTAACTGCCCCTGAGGTCAAATTCAGTTTATTGAAGAGTTTATGATGTGAAACAGTTCATAGTATCCGAGCGCttctttaaattataaatatcaCTATAAATAGGTTACAATTACAAAGCTGTAATAATGTCACTGATACAGAGCTGCATTCACGGCTCTGTCTCAGATAAACGCTGCAGCCTGAAATTAGCTTCATATCTCAGTAATAACCGAgattcatttcctcctccgtTCTCCCTCCTGCTCTCCAGCCACTCAGACGTCTCTGGGTGTGGTTCAACGTCCATTAGACGACTTCAGCTTTGTTGGTTGAACAAACACCAAACACCAGTTTTAAAAGGGAACATAAGGACACTGCACTGCCCGTTTCTGGACAGAGAAGTTGCACTTGAAAGCATCACAAAAACTATACTCAATGACCAGCTGCTTTTATAGCTCTATACCCTAttattagctgggtggctaggaagctagggagagctactattagccaggaGGCTAAGAAGGGCTACTACTAGCTGGAgtgctaggaggctaggaatagctactgttagctgtgaggccatgaagagctattattattttggagactaggaagagttgctattagctgggaaccTAGGAAGctctactattagctgggaggctaggaagagctaccattagctgggaggctaggaagagctactattagctaggaggctaggacgagctactattagctgggaggcttggAAGCTCTACTATTAGCTGCGAGGCTTGGAAGctctactattagctggaaggctaggaggagctactattagctgggaggctaggacgagctactattagttgggaggctaggaagagttactattagctgggaggctaggaagagctactattagctgggaggctaggacgagctactattagctgggaggctaggaagagctactattagctgggaggctaggaagagctactattagctgggaggctagggatagatactattagctgggaggctaggaagagctactattagctgggaggctaggaggagctactattagctgggaggctaggacgagctactattagctgggaggctaggaagctctactattagctgggaggctaggaggagctactattagctgggaggctaggaagagctaatattagctgggaggctaggaagcgctactattagctgggaggctaagacgagctactattagctgggaggctaggaa encodes the following:
- the pitpnb gene encoding phosphatidylinositol transfer protein beta isoform isoform X2; the protein is MVLIKEYRVVLPVSVEEYQVGQLYSVAEASKNETGGGEGIEVLKNEPYEKDGEKGQYTHKIYHLKSKVPGYVKMIAPEGALVFHEKAWNAYPYCRTIVTNEYMKDDFMIKIETWHKPDMGTVENVHDLDEQTWRTVEVVPIDISSKDEVAHGDYKPEEDPALFQSAKTGRGPLGPEWKNELKTDCPYMCAYKLVTVKFRWWGLQTKVENFIHRQEKRIFTNFHRQLFCWIDKWVGLTMEDIRRMEEETQKELEELRKTGPIRGTSAAHEQ
- the pitpnb gene encoding phosphatidylinositol transfer protein beta isoform isoform X3, which translates into the protein MVLIKEYRVVLPVSVEEYQVGQLYSVAEASKNETGGGEGIEVLKNEPYEKDGEKGQYTHKIYHLKSKVPGYVKMIAPEGALVFHEKAWNAYPYCRTIVTNEYMKDDFMIKIETWHKPDMGTVENVHDLDEQTWRTVEVVPIDISSKDEVAHGDYKPEEDPALFQSAKTGRGPLGPEWKNELKTDCPYMCAYKLVTVKFRWWGLQTKVENFIHRQEKRIFTNFHRQLFCWIDKWVGLTMEDIRRMEEETQKELEEMRQKGDVRGTSATDE